Proteins encoded together in one Pseudomonas sp. ADAK13 window:
- a CDS encoding CoA-acylating methylmalonate-semialdehyde dehydrogenase, giving the protein MSLIQHLINGQLVTENGRTADVYNPSTGQVIHQVPLASRETIQTAIDSAKAAFPAWRNTPPAKRAQVMFRFKQLLEQNEARISQLISEEHGKTLEDAAGELKRGIENVEYACSAPEILKGEYSRNVGPNIDAWSDFQPLGVVAGITPFNFPAMVPLWMYPLAIVCGNCFILKPSERDPSSTLLIAQLLQEAGLPKGVLSVVHGDKGAVDALIEAPEVKALSFVGSTPIAEYIYSEATKRGKRVQALGGAKNHAVLMPDADLDNAVSALMGAAYGSCGERCMAISVAVCVGDQVADALIAKLVPQVKALKIGAGTSCGLDMGPLVTGQARDKVSGYIEEGVASGAELVVDGRGLSIAGHEEGFFLGGSLFDRVTPEMRIYKEEIFGPVLCVVRVNSLEAAMQLINDHEYGNGTCIFTRDGEAARLFCDEIEVGMVGVNVPLPVPVAYHSFGGWKRSLFGDLHAYGPDGVRFYTRRKAITQRWPQRASHEASQFAFPSL; this is encoded by the coding sequence ATGAGCCTCATCCAGCATTTGATCAACGGCCAACTGGTGACCGAGAACGGTCGCACGGCTGACGTGTACAACCCGTCGACTGGCCAGGTGATTCACCAGGTGCCGTTGGCCAGCCGTGAAACCATTCAAACTGCCATCGACTCGGCCAAGGCAGCCTTCCCGGCGTGGCGCAACACGCCGCCGGCCAAGCGTGCCCAGGTGATGTTTCGTTTCAAGCAATTGCTGGAACAGAACGAAGCGCGCATCTCCCAGCTGATCAGCGAAGAGCACGGCAAGACGCTGGAAGATGCGGCCGGTGAGTTGAAGCGCGGGATCGAGAACGTGGAGTACGCGTGCTCGGCACCGGAAATCCTCAAGGGCGAGTACAGCCGTAACGTCGGCCCGAACATCGACGCCTGGTCTGATTTCCAGCCGCTGGGTGTGGTGGCCGGCATTACGCCGTTCAACTTCCCGGCCATGGTGCCGTTGTGGATGTACCCGCTGGCGATCGTCTGCGGCAACTGCTTCATCCTCAAGCCGTCGGAGCGTGATCCAAGCTCGACATTGCTGATTGCACAACTGTTGCAGGAAGCTGGCTTGCCTAAAGGCGTGCTGAGCGTGGTGCACGGCGACAAAGGCGCCGTGGATGCACTGATCGAAGCGCCGGAAGTCAAAGCGTTGAGCTTCGTGGGCTCGACGCCGATTGCCGAGTACATCTATTCCGAAGCCACCAAACGCGGCAAGCGCGTACAGGCGCTGGGCGGGGCGAAGAACCATGCGGTGCTGATGCCGGATGCGGATCTGGACAACGCGGTCAGTGCCTTGATGGGCGCGGCGTATGGTTCGTGTGGTGAGCGTTGCATGGCGATCTCTGTTGCCGTGTGTGTCGGCGACCAGGTGGCGGATGCGTTGATCGCCAAGCTGGTGCCGCAGGTCAAGGCGCTGAAGATTGGTGCGGGCACTTCCTGCGGGTTGGACATGGGGCCGCTGGTGACTGGGCAGGCGCGGGATAAAGTCAGTGGCTATATAGAAGAGGGTGTGGCTTCGGGCGCTGAGCTGGTGGTCGACGGTCGTGGCCTGAGTATTGCCGGTCACGAAGAAGGTTTCTTCCTGGGGGGCAGTCTGTTCGATCGTGTGACGCCGGAGATGCGCATCTATAAAGAAGAGATCTTTGGGCCGGTGCTATGTGTGGTGCGGGTGAACAGCCTGGAAGCCGCCATGCAACTGATCAATGATCACGAATACGGCAACGGTACTTGCATCTTCACCCGTGACGGTGAAGCGGCGCGGTTGTTCTGTGACGAGATTGAAGTGGGCATGGTGGGTGTCAACGTGCCGCTGCCGGTGCCGGTGGCGTATCACAGCTTTGGTGGCTGGAAGCGTTCGCTGTTTGGCGACTTGCACGCTTATGGGCCGGATGGGGTGCGTTTCTACACCCGTCGCAAGGCGATTACCCAGCGTTGGCCGCAACGGGCCAGCCATGAAGCGTCGCAGTTTGCCTTTCCCAGCTTGTAA